The proteins below are encoded in one region of Spirochaetota bacterium:
- a CDS encoding DUF2721 domain-containing protein yields the protein MELTLTTPAVLFSAISLLLLAYTNRFLAIAQLVRTLHDKYMAQKDARTLGQIRNLRKRVYLIRTMQITGMGSLLLCVVTMFLIYIRQMTAAELLFGLALVLLILSLAGSIWEIQISVRALDLHLCDMEDSCEDEQKTGRA from the coding sequence ATGGAATTGACTCTCACCACGCCGGCGGTTTTATTCTCGGCGATATCGTTGCTGCTGCTGGCCTACACCAACAGGTTTCTCGCGATCGCCCAGCTCGTCCGCACCCTGCATGACAAGTACATGGCCCAGAAGGACGCGAGAACCCTGGGCCAGATACGAAACCTGCGAAAAAGGGTCTACCTTATCCGGACCATGCAGATCACGGGAATGGGAAGCCTGCTCCTGTGCGTGGTTACGATGTTCCTGATCTACATACGGCAGATGACGGCCGCGGAGCTTCTGTTCGGCCTGGCGCTGGTCCTGCTCATCCTGTCGCTCGCGGGGTCAATCTGGGAGATACAGATTTCAGTGCGGGCGCTGGACCTCCACCTGTGTGATATGGAAGACAGTTGTGAAGACGAACAAAAGACCGGGAGAGCCTGA
- the rocF gene encoding arginase codes for MKKIRIIGIPMDLGQSRRGVDMGPSAMRYACLSDKLSSLGYEVEDIGNIRVDDRDSLHIRGNIEYADPIGRACALTYDAARKAVAEGYIPVFLGGDHSIAIGSVGGVTHDSECGVLWVDAHGDFNVPETSPNGNIHGMPVAVLTGYGIPQLVNLGRPGPKITPRDIVLFGIRDLDYDEKTLLKESGIKIFTMRDIDEKGIAHTAMDALKLLGRHRRLHVSLDMDVLDPADAPGVGTKARGGTTYREAHLLMEILADTNMVGSLDIVEINPILDHRNQTATLAVELAASLFGKRIDSNR; via the coding sequence ATGAAAAAAATACGCATTATCGGCATTCCCATGGACCTTGGACAGTCACGGCGCGGGGTGGACATGGGACCGAGCGCCATGAGGTATGCGTGTCTATCCGATAAACTCTCCTCCCTGGGCTACGAGGTGGAGGATATCGGCAACATCCGCGTGGACGATCGTGACTCGCTCCACATACGCGGCAACATAGAGTACGCCGATCCAATAGGCCGCGCCTGCGCCCTGACGTACGACGCGGCCAGGAAGGCGGTAGCGGAGGGGTATATCCCCGTCTTCCTGGGGGGCGACCATTCCATCGCCATCGGATCGGTGGGGGGCGTGACCCACGACTCCGAATGCGGCGTCCTGTGGGTCGATGCGCACGGGGATTTCAACGTACCCGAAACCTCGCCCAACGGTAACATCCACGGCATGCCGGTCGCCGTGCTTACCGGTTACGGCATTCCCCAACTTGTCAACCTTGGGAGACCCGGGCCCAAGATTACGCCCCGGGACATAGTCCTTTTCGGCATCAGGGACCTGGACTACGACGAGAAGACCCTGCTGAAAGAGAGCGGGATAAAAATTTTCACGATGAGGGATATCGACGAAAAGGGGATCGCCCATACGGCCATGGACGCATTAAAGCTTCTTGGGCGGCACCGGCGGCTTCACGTGAGCCTGGACATGGACGTCCTCGATCCCGCCGACGCGCCCGGTGTCGGAACCAAGGCCAGGGGAGGGACGACCTACAGGGAAGCCCATCTCCTTATGGAAATCCTCGCCGACACAAACATGGTGGGCTCCCTGGACATCGTGGAGATAAACCCGATACTGGACCATCGCAACCAGACCGCGACACTGGCGGTCGAACTGGCTGCATCGCTCTTTGGGAAAAGAATCGACTCAAACAGGTAA